Proteins from one Deinococcus actinosclerus genomic window:
- a CDS encoding YkgJ family cysteine cluster protein — MTDQAQRVNGDVTEAVRRAYDRYGRRSGEWMERYARQGGRVYCASGCVACCNMPIRVSLAEALVMAAELDGGLAAAVEAHARAAIANARTARSDDEYVQRHRLEVGFCPILDKETGGCSRYEARPTRCRDTFSAFPAHFCEAGVWERMSARERAEYRREVARTPGTDGELHFIAPLEHLSEPVWETASRAMVDAWGVEVWGDYWVLTTLARDERFMAAIMAGDTRAAWQRASGRGLAHRMLLEFA, encoded by the coding sequence ATGACGGATCAGGCCCAGAGGGTGAACGGCGACGTGACGGAGGCCGTGCGGCGCGCGTACGACCGCTACGGGCGGCGCTCGGGCGAGTGGATGGAGCGCTACGCGCGCCAAGGCGGTCGGGTGTACTGCGCCTCGGGGTGCGTGGCGTGCTGCAACATGCCGATCCGCGTGAGTCTGGCCGAGGCGCTGGTGATGGCGGCCGAACTGGACGGGGGGCTGGCGGCGGCGGTGGAGGCGCACGCCCGCGCGGCCATCGCGAACGCCCGCACGGCCCGCAGTGATGACGAGTACGTGCAGCGCCACCGGCTGGAGGTGGGCTTCTGCCCGATCCTGGATAAGGAGACCGGCGGGTGCAGCCGCTACGAGGCGCGCCCCACCCGCTGCCGCGACACCTTCAGCGCGTTCCCGGCGCATTTCTGCGAGGCGGGCGTGTGGGAGCGCATGAGTGCGCGCGAGCGGGCCGAGTACCGCCGCGAGGTGGCCCGCACCCCCGGCACGGACGGCGAGCTGCATTTCATCGCGCCGCTGGAGCACCTGAGCGAGCCCGTGTGGGAGACCGCCTCGCGGGCGATGGTGGACGCCTGGGGCGTGGAGGTCTGGGGCGACTACTGGGTGCTGACGACCCTGGCGCGTGACGAGCGCTTCATGGCGGCGATCATGGCCGGGGACACGCGCGCCGCGTGGCAGCGCGCGTCGGGGCGGGGGCTGGCGCACCGGATGCTGCTGGAGTTCGCGTGA
- a CDS encoding antibiotic biosynthesis monooxygenase family protein, with translation MILEIALLQIRPGQTTGFEAAFAQAQHIIAGMHGYVRHELHHCLEDDQRYALLVWWATLEAHTVGFRGSAGYQQWRALLHPFYDPFPTVEHFTRVELG, from the coding sequence ATGATTCTGGAAATCGCCCTGTTGCAGATCCGCCCCGGACAGACGACCGGGTTCGAGGCGGCGTTCGCGCAGGCGCAGCACATCATCGCGGGGATGCACGGGTACGTCCGGCACGAGCTGCACCACTGCCTGGAGGACGACCAACGCTACGCCCTGCTCGTCTGGTGGGCCACGCTGGAGGCTCACACCGTGGGCTTCCGGGGCAGCGCCGGGTACCAGCAGTGGCGCGCCCTGCTGCACCCCTTCTACGACCCGTTCCCGACCGTGGAGCACTTCACGCGGGTGGAACTGGGCTGA
- a CDS encoding aminoglycoside phosphotransferase family protein, with protein sequence MTLRPPHPGEAPTPRFPNLEARFGPLTPVDAGMQSRVYATQDRQTVIKVYRNHQGEHGVEAENMRRAGMGDRVIDALEVDGIEALIMRRFDGHPLRAPDVPRALAQLRVSLSTLHGTTRGRVNLRRVQDRLRRFRSALAAYPLDDLFDAVEIPLDRGLLDQPAAFCHLDLWHDNILISEPHGEVLIIDWTKADWDDPLRDLALLKTGTLDLLPPDESLQAALTFLPDQTPATLTRYRAYLAMTTLHDLYWFLMNEPYEFEGQRDQKVPRARHALARLPG encoded by the coding sequence GTGACCCTGCGTCCCCCGCACCCTGGCGAGGCCCCCACCCCGCGCTTCCCCAACCTGGAAGCGCGGTTCGGCCCCCTGACCCCCGTGGACGCCGGCATGCAGAGCCGCGTGTACGCCACGCAGGACCGCCAGACCGTCATCAAGGTCTACCGCAACCACCAGGGCGAGCACGGCGTGGAGGCCGAGAACATGCGCCGCGCCGGGATGGGCGACCGCGTGATCGACGCGCTGGAGGTGGACGGCATCGAGGCGCTCATCATGCGCCGCTTCGACGGCCACCCCCTGCGCGCGCCCGACGTGCCCCGCGCCCTGGCTCAGCTGCGCGTCAGCCTGAGCACCCTGCACGGCACCACGCGGGGCCGCGTGAACCTGCGCCGCGTGCAGGACCGCCTTCGCCGCTTCCGCAGCGCCCTGGCCGCCTACCCGCTGGACGACCTGTTCGACGCGGTCGAGATTCCCCTGGACCGCGGCCTGCTGGACCAGCCTGCCGCGTTCTGCCACCTGGACCTGTGGCACGACAACATCCTGATCAGCGAACCCCACGGCGAGGTGCTGATCATCGACTGGACGAAGGCCGACTGGGACGACCCGCTGCGGGACCTCGCGCTGCTCAAGACCGGCACCCTCGACCTGCTCCCGCCCGACGAGAGCCTCCAGGCCGCGCTGACCTTCCTGCCGGACCAGACGCCCGCCACACTGACCCGCTACCGCGCGTACCTCGCCATGACCACCCTGCACGACCTGTACTGGTTCCTGATGAACGAACCGTACGAATTCGAGGGCCAGCGCGACCAGAAGGTGCCGCGCGCCCGTCACGCCCTGGCCCGCCTGCCCGGCTGA
- a CDS encoding S1C family serine protease — MTNLSDLSRAMADAVEQAARSVVTVRAARPVSGTVVGDGLVLTPAHLLHADEVPVITPDGQTRTGVVVGRDPGSDLALLRVDGLTIPALTAGEAGRAGELLLAVGRPPGGVQASLGLNPGRVRDGWLHAGAQPFPGVSGGALVNAQGELVGVLNAGVRRGQLLAVPAARAARVADLLSREGRVPRGYLGLATQPVHFPAAATPDEVDEDAFPGGPFGGGRFGPGRPRGEGGPWGGRRGPGRGPDHGGHGHPGRGGMDEARLEKLRRFRERFAGGRVGLTVVQVEAGSPGQAAGFRVGDVLLALDGEGFTHPAELLSRVRTRAGETVTLRVLRGGEEQDVTVSVGER; from the coding sequence ATGACGAATCTTTCTGATCTTTCCAGGGCAATGGCGGACGCGGTCGAGCAGGCCGCGCGGAGTGTGGTGACGGTGCGCGCGGCGCGCCCGGTGAGCGGCACGGTGGTGGGCGACGGGCTGGTGCTGACACCCGCGCACCTGCTGCACGCCGACGAGGTGCCGGTGATCACCCCGGACGGGCAGACCCGGACGGGCGTGGTCGTGGGCCGCGATCCGGGCAGCGATCTGGCGCTCCTGCGCGTGGACGGCCTGACCATCCCGGCACTGACGGCAGGTGAGGCGGGGCGCGCGGGTGAACTCCTGCTCGCGGTGGGCCGCCCGCCCGGGGGCGTGCAGGCCAGCCTGGGCCTGAATCCCGGCCGGGTGCGGGACGGCTGGCTGCACGCCGGGGCCCAGCCGTTCCCCGGCGTGAGTGGCGGCGCGCTCGTGAACGCGCAGGGTGAACTCGTGGGCGTGCTGAACGCGGGCGTGCGGCGCGGGCAGCTGCTGGCCGTCCCGGCCGCGCGGGCGGCGCGCGTGGCCGACCTGCTGTCCCGCGAGGGCCGCGTGCCGCGCGGGTACCTGGGGCTGGCGACGCAGCCCGTGCACTTCCCGGCCGCTGCGACGCCGGACGAGGTGGATGAGGACGCCTTCCCCGGCGGGCCATTCGGTGGCGGCCGCTTCGGCCCGGGCCGCCCCCGGGGTGAGGGGGGCCCCTGGGGCGGGCGTCGCGGTCCCGGACGCGGGCCGGATCACGGCGGGCACGGTCACCCCGGGCGGGGTGGGATGGACGAGGCCCGACTGGAGAAACTCCGCCGCTTCCGTGAGCGGTTCGCGGGCGGCCGGGTGGGCCTGACGGTCGTGCAGGTCGAGGCGGGCAGTCCCGGTCAGGCGGCGGGTTTCCGGGTGGGGGACGTGCTGCTGGCGCTGGACGGCGAGGGCTTCACGCACCCGGCGGAGCTGCTGTCGCGTGTCCGCACCCGCGCGGGCGAGACGGTGACCCTGCGCGTCCTGCGCGGCGGCGAGGAGCAGGACGTGACCGTCAGCGTGGGTGAACGCTGA
- a CDS encoding alpha/beta hydrolase → MTRAFHPDDPHAAPLVGGEPYAVERHMLAGVPCLIERPAPGREVRAVCVVYHGAWAAKEGKLGVYAALAAWGAAVVLPDAALHGERHSDTPPGLNAREYVWESVRRTVAEAPALLDAAQATYGRVPVWVVGSSMGGYVAQTLARTETRVARAAALITSGVWHEPEVRRPDLRAFLERHRPLAHAADAVPTPLFLASGGADPVFPPEEQHAPTAAAYRAAYASAGRPDALREAVYPGVGHYTSVRMRDATLAFLRADQ, encoded by the coding sequence GTGACCCGCGCCTTCCACCCGGACGACCCGCACGCGGCGCCGCTGGTGGGCGGTGAGCCGTATGCCGTGGAACGCCACATGCTCGCAGGCGTCCCCTGCCTGATCGAACGCCCGGCGCCGGGCCGGGAGGTGCGGGCGGTCTGCGTCGTGTACCACGGGGCCTGGGCCGCCAAGGAGGGCAAGCTGGGCGTGTACGCCGCGCTGGCCGCGTGGGGCGCGGCGGTGGTCCTGCCGGACGCGGCGCTGCACGGCGAGCGGCACTCAGACACTCCACCGGGCCTGAACGCCCGCGAGTACGTGTGGGAGAGCGTGCGCCGCACGGTCGCGGAGGCCCCGGCGCTGCTGGACGCCGCGCAGGCGACCTACGGGCGGGTGCCGGTGTGGGTGGTGGGCTCCAGCATGGGCGGCTACGTGGCGCAGACCCTGGCCCGGACCGAGACGCGCGTCGCGCGGGCGGCGGCGCTGATCACGTCCGGCGTGTGGCACGAGCCGGAGGTGCGCCGCCCGGACCTCCGGGCGTTCCTGGAGCGGCATCGCCCGCTGGCGCACGCAGCGGACGCCGTCCCCACGCCACTGTTCCTCGCCAGTGGCGGGGCCGACCCGGTGTTCCCACCCGAGGAGCAACACGCGCCCACCGCCGCCGCCTACCGCGCGGCGTATGCCTCGGCCGGTCGCCCGGACGCCCTGCGCGAGGCGGTGTACCCCGGGGTGGGGCACTACACGAGCGTGCGGATGCGGGACGCCACGCTGGCGTTCCTGCGGGCGGACCAGTGA
- a CDS encoding response regulator transcription factor produces MTAAPALPTVLVTLGSAVLAAGVAAILGGAGFLAARDGREPDVLIVDDGWLDDPSPLDGAAVVSLGSRAWAEVLPDLCPHGWACLPADATPAELIAAVHGAAAGLVTLPPAWLAPADEEPLPSGEVTLTPRERDVLALLAEGLSNKRAARDLGVSESTVKFHVQALYSKLGVQSRAGAVARGIALGLVTV; encoded by the coding sequence ATGACCGCCGCGCCTGCCCTGCCCACCGTGCTCGTCACGCTGGGTTCGGCGGTGCTCGCGGCGGGCGTGGCGGCCATCCTGGGCGGCGCGGGGTTCCTGGCCGCGCGGGACGGCCGCGAACCGGACGTGCTGATCGTGGACGACGGCTGGCTGGACGACCCCTCACCCCTGGACGGCGCGGCGGTCGTATCGCTGGGCTCGCGCGCGTGGGCGGAGGTGCTGCCCGACCTCTGCCCGCACGGCTGGGCGTGCCTGCCCGCAGACGCCACGCCCGCCGAGCTGATCGCGGCCGTGCACGGCGCGGCGGCGGGACTGGTGACGCTGCCGCCCGCGTGGCTGGCGCCGGCCGACGAGGAGCCGCTCCCCTCGGGCGAGGTGACCCTCACGCCCCGCGAACGCGACGTGCTGGCCCTGCTCGCCGAGGGCCTCAGCAACAAGCGCGCCGCGCGCGACCTGGGCGTCAGCGAGAGCACCGTGAAGTTCCACGTGCAGGCGCTGTACTCCAAGCTGGGCGTCCAGAGCCGCGCCGGGGCGGTCGCGCGCGGCATCGCGCTGGGCCTCGTGACCGTCTGA
- a CDS encoding 2-isopropylmalate synthase, which translates to MTTDTNRIRIFDTTLRDGEQSPGVALNHTQKLEIAHQLARMGVDVIEAGFPIASPGDLEGVSRIAREVRGPIITGLARAARPDIEAAAKAVEAAEKPRIHTFIATSPIHMAKKLQLEPDAVVERAIQAVTYARSFVDDVEFSAEDATRSDTAFLIRIFRAAVEAGATTINIPDTVGYTTPEEIRALFAEIRAALPAHVILSAHCHDDLGMAVANSIAAAQGGARQIECTINGIGERAGNASLEELVMAFHTRRDHYGFETGIRTRELYRASRMVSRLSGMPVQPNKAVVGDNAFAHESGIHQDGVIKARETYEIMNAELVGREAAVLVMGKHSGRAAFRKALNDLGYADLTDDKVQHLFGRFKDLADRKGQIYADDLRALVEARSDVPQTFTLEGFQITSGMNMTPVAFVRLQTPDGAVEATAHGDGPVEAAFQAINRITGLNPELESYRIQAVTKGGDALGEVNIGARHGETTLHGSGVATDVVEASARAWVRIHNMVVAGMGTERRQGEFAPGRI; encoded by the coding sequence ATGACGACCGACACGAACCGCATCCGCATCTTCGACACCACCCTGCGCGACGGCGAGCAGAGCCCCGGCGTGGCCCTGAACCACACCCAGAAACTGGAGATCGCCCACCAGCTCGCCCGCATGGGCGTGGACGTCATCGAGGCCGGGTTCCCCATCGCCAGCCCCGGCGACCTGGAAGGCGTGAGCCGCATCGCCCGCGAGGTCCGCGGCCCGATCATCACCGGCCTGGCCCGCGCCGCCCGCCCCGACATCGAGGCCGCCGCGAAAGCCGTCGAGGCCGCCGAGAAACCCCGCATCCACACCTTCATCGCCACCAGCCCCATCCACATGGCGAAAAAACTGCAGCTGGAACCCGACGCGGTCGTCGAACGCGCCATCCAGGCCGTCACCTACGCCCGCTCCTTCGTGGACGACGTGGAATTCAGCGCCGAGGACGCCACCCGCAGCGACACCGCCTTCCTGATCCGCATCTTCCGGGCGGCCGTGGAGGCCGGGGCGACCACCATCAACATCCCCGACACCGTCGGCTACACCACCCCCGAGGAGATCCGCGCGCTGTTCGCCGAGATCCGCGCCGCGCTGCCCGCCCACGTCATCCTCAGCGCCCACTGCCACGACGACCTGGGCATGGCGGTCGCGAACTCCATTGCCGCCGCGCAGGGCGGCGCCCGGCAGATCGAATGCACCATCAACGGCATCGGCGAGCGCGCCGGGAACGCCAGCCTGGAAGAACTCGTCATGGCCTTCCACACCCGCCGCGACCACTACGGCTTCGAGACCGGCATCCGCACCCGCGAGCTGTACCGCGCGTCACGCATGGTCAGCCGCCTGAGCGGCATGCCCGTCCAGCCCAACAAGGCCGTCGTCGGCGACAACGCCTTCGCGCACGAGAGCGGCATCCACCAGGACGGCGTCATCAAGGCCCGCGAGACGTACGAGATCATGAACGCCGAACTCGTCGGCCGTGAAGCCGCCGTGCTCGTCATGGGCAAGCACAGTGGCCGCGCCGCGTTCCGCAAGGCCCTGAACGACCTGGGCTATGCGGACCTGACCGACGACAAGGTCCAGCACCTGTTCGGCCGCTTCAAGGACCTCGCCGACCGCAAGGGCCAGATCTACGCCGACGACCTGCGCGCCCTCGTCGAGGCCCGCAGCGACGTCCCGCAGACCTTCACGCTGGAAGGCTTCCAGATCACCAGCGGCATGAACATGACCCCCGTGGCCTTCGTGCGCCTCCAGACGCCCGACGGCGCCGTCGAGGCCACCGCCCACGGCGACGGGCCCGTCGAGGCCGCATTCCAGGCCATCAACCGCATCACCGGCCTGAACCCCGAACTGGAAAGCTACCGCATCCAGGCCGTCACCAAGGGCGGCGACGCGCTGGGCGAGGTGAACATCGGTGCCCGCCACGGCGAGACCACCCTGCACGGCAGCGGCGTCGCCACCGACGTCGTCGAGGCCAGCGCCCGCGCCTGGGTCCGCATCCACAACATGGTCGTCGCCGGGATGGGCACCGAACGCCGCCAGGGCGAATTCGCCCCTGGCCGCATCTGA
- a CDS encoding HD-GYP domain-containing protein — translation MFRRPRTPQPPTGTPDPRKTGTSQEPLDPTRVLADLLARPTQEGVLEGALAYAATLLGGHVQGYAVVRRGQDQVAAVFGGYPRSLLGLALTGPWAQMRSRVVPDGSRELFDTNGPDIAAQLDAAGMREAKISLVVPLSVRGRHLGALILDRTAPDGIPPAAQEAVTKWAAAVAPILSLLEGREEWKQAARQLTGALVEAVESQDFDSLGHAKSVTDVSLKLGRAVGLTDRELEELWFASMLHDIGKIHGEHGHAQVGANFLHGVPHLSEAQKAVRHHHERVDGQGEPDKLAGEDIPLYARILAVANAYVRLGGLERLKSQAGKGLDAKLVGLLEKLPQ, via the coding sequence GTGTTCAGGCGTCCCCGCACCCCCCAGCCCCCGACCGGCACCCCAGACCCGCGCAAGACCGGGACGTCACAGGAGCCGCTCGACCCCACGCGCGTCCTGGCGGACCTGCTGGCCCGCCCCACCCAGGAAGGCGTGCTGGAGGGCGCCCTGGCCTACGCCGCCACGCTGCTGGGCGGACACGTGCAGGGCTACGCGGTCGTGCGGCGCGGCCAGGACCAGGTGGCCGCCGTGTTCGGCGGGTACCCCAGGAGCCTGCTGGGCCTGGCCCTGACCGGCCCCTGGGCGCAGATGCGCTCGCGGGTCGTGCCGGACGGCAGCCGCGAACTGTTCGACACGAACGGCCCGGACATCGCCGCGCAGCTGGACGCGGCCGGGATGCGCGAGGCGAAGATCAGCCTGGTCGTCCCGCTGAGCGTCCGGGGCCGCCACCTGGGCGCCCTGATTCTCGACCGCACTGCTCCGGACGGTATTCCGCCCGCCGCGCAGGAGGCCGTCACGAAGTGGGCCGCTGCCGTCGCGCCCATCCTGAGCCTCCTTGAAGGCCGCGAGGAATGGAAGCAGGCCGCCCGGCAGCTGACCGGCGCCCTGGTCGAGGCGGTCGAGAGTCAGGACTTCGATTCGCTGGGGCACGCCAAGTCCGTCACGGACGTCAGCCTGAAACTGGGCCGCGCCGTGGGCCTCACCGACCGCGAACTGGAGGAACTGTGGTTCGCGTCCATGCTGCACGACATCGGCAAGATTCACGGCGAGCACGGCCACGCGCAGGTCGGCGCGAACTTCCTGCACGGCGTCCCGCACCTGAGCGAGGCGCAGAAGGCCGTCCGGCACCACCACGAACGGGTGGACGGCCAGGGCGAACCCGACAAGCTCGCGGGCGAGGACATTCCCCTGTACGCCCGCATCCTGGCCGTGGCGAACGCCTACGTGCGCCTGGGCGGCCTGGAGCGCCTGAAGTCCCAGGCGGGCAAGGGCCTGGACGCCAAGCTGGTCGGCCTGCTGGAAAAGCTGCCGCAGTGA
- a CDS encoding histidine phosphatase family protein: MTASPLPASPPPKGTLVLVRHARASGQEPGAALTPEGEAGAAALVPALRGLGVTRVVSSPWRRAADTAAPLAAALDLPVITDDRLTERVLTGAPRADWPARLRDSFADDTLALPGGESGAAARGRGQAALDARRDPGGVTVVVTHGNLLALLLGLGHDGWAALRNPDVWLWTPGDTPTRLVLPA; encoded by the coding sequence GTGACGGCCTCTCCCCTGCCAGCCTCCCCTCCGCCGAAGGGCACGCTGGTGCTGGTGCGGCACGCCCGCGCGTCGGGGCAGGAACCCGGAGCGGCGCTGACCCCCGAAGGCGAGGCGGGCGCGGCGGCCCTGGTCCCTGCGCTGCGCGGGCTGGGCGTCACGCGGGTGGTCAGCAGCCCGTGGCGCCGCGCGGCGGATACGGCGGCCCCGCTGGCGGCGGCGCTGGACCTGCCGGTGATCACCGACGACCGCCTGACCGAACGGGTCCTGACGGGCGCGCCCCGCGCGGACTGGCCGGCGCGGCTGCGCGACAGCTTCGCGGACGACACGCTGGCGCTGCCGGGCGGCGAGTCCGGCGCGGCGGCCCGGGGGCGCGGTCAGGCGGCGCTGGACGCGCGCCGCGACCCAGGGGGCGTGACGGTCGTCGTGACGCACGGCAATCTCCTGGCGCTGCTGCTGGGCCTGGGCCATGACGGGTGGGCGGCGCTGCGCAATCCGGACGTGTGGCTCTGGACGCCGGGGGACACGCCGACCCGCCTGGTCCTCCCGGCGTGA
- the upp gene encoding uracil phosphoribosyltransferase, which produces MVTVVTHPLVQHKLSVMRDVRTGVKEFRELASEVSLLLAYEAMRDLEVTQEEVTTPITTAEFPMLSGKKLALVAILRAGLIMTDSIVQLVPAAKVGHIGLYRDPETLGPVAYYNKLPTDIAERRVFLTDPMLATGGSASAAIASLKAAGATSIKLMCILAAPEGVAVIERDHPDVEIVVAALDSHLNDHGYIVPGLGDAGDRIYGTK; this is translated from the coding sequence ATGGTTACTGTCGTTACCCATCCCCTCGTGCAACACAAACTCTCGGTCATGCGCGACGTGCGCACCGGCGTGAAGGAATTCCGCGAACTGGCCAGCGAGGTCAGCCTGCTGCTGGCCTACGAGGCCATGCGCGACCTCGAAGTCACGCAGGAGGAAGTCACCACGCCCATCACCACCGCCGAGTTCCCGATGCTCAGCGGCAAGAAGCTGGCGCTGGTCGCCATCCTGCGCGCCGGGCTGATCATGACCGACTCGATCGTGCAGCTCGTCCCCGCCGCGAAGGTCGGCCACATCGGCCTGTACCGCGACCCCGAGACCCTCGGGCCGGTCGCGTACTACAACAAGCTCCCGACCGACATCGCCGAGCGGCGCGTGTTCCTCACCGACCCCATGCTCGCCACCGGGGGCAGCGCCAGCGCCGCCATCGCCAGCCTGAAAGCGGCCGGGGCGACCAGCATCAAGCTCATGTGCATCCTCGCCGCGCCCGAGGGGGTGGCCGTGATCGAACGTGACCACCCGGACGTGGAGATCGTCGTCGCCGCCCTGGACTCGCACCTGAACGACCACGGGTACATCGTGCCCGGGCTGGGCGACGCGGGCGACCGAATCTACGGCACCAAGTAA